From Acropora muricata isolate sample 2 chromosome 14, ASM3666990v1, whole genome shotgun sequence, one genomic window encodes:
- the LOC136898950 gene encoding glycine receptor subunit alpha-3-like isoform X1 has translation MFPLVYFAIITVFCFNLALTRWKKLTTRVIRVYVSKHILQTACEEVEHNGLKHSDDHNRFDRRIEAPNKTLILSNIFKGYDKRLRPHYREKPVLVSLHAVIDSFHDIKEEEMEYKVEVVLKETWNDPRLAYGNSSWFVRLKGSTLAKVWYPDTLIENSRKHVVDDKTRTAYLFGDGTIFLSEWIKATLTSHMEFHRYPMDVQTLRMQIAGYSYDDSQVKYEWSSVKLREKDMTEFYVDKESLRAESTIFITGTGTGTHTAVVAEFRIRRRLQHFIMGFYLPCITCTCASWIQFWMEPRDIAGRASVGLAAVLAEIFLLEFSNQGMPKVSYMKAAELFMVVSFTFIFSALVESAVVFKFCDVFRKRKMEDSERDLDKCTSGCDQGNKSVNKTFTTVVLSPTLSGESSKKSTSVNRSMEVIPPSQSEDAWKQPCFDAEQSAKTTKSLGSKIDDGARLCFPLSYAIFTVLYFGLTLYLRP, from the exons ATGTTTCCCTTGGTTTATTTCGCAATCATAACTGTATTTTGCTTTAACCTTGCCTTGACAAGATGGAAAAAGCTTACCACAAGAGTCATTAGAGTATATGTATCGA AACATATTTTACAGACAGCATGTGAAGAAGTGGAGCACAATGG ATTGAAGCACTCTGACGACCACAATCGTTTTGATCGAAGAAtcgaggcgccaaacaaaacCCTCATATTAAGTAACATATTCAAAGGCTACGACAAGCGGTTGAGGCCTCATTACAGAG AGAAACCAGTTTTAGTTTCATTGCACGCTGTTATTGACTCTTTTCACGACATCAAAGAGGAGGAAATG GAATACAAAGTTGAGGTAGTACTAAAAGAAACCTGGAATGATCCCCGACTTGCGTATGGCAATTCATCTTGGTTTGTGCGTCTCAAAGGCAGCACACTTGCAAAGGTGTGGTATCCAGATACACTTATAGAgaactccagaaaacatgttgTGGATGACAAAACACGAACAGCTTACCTGTTTGGGGATGGAACAATTTTCCTCTCTGAGTG GATAAAAGCCACTTTGACAAGTCACATGGAATTTCACCGATACCCAATGGACGTACAGACCTTAAGGATGCAAATAGCTGGAT ATAGCTACGATGATTCTCAGGTGAAATATGAGTGGTCAAGCGTTAAACTGAGGGAGAAGGACATGACGGAATTTTATGTGGATAAGGAGAGTCTCAGAGCGGAGTCAACAATATTCATCACAGGTACAGGTACAG GAACGCACACAGCCGTTGTTGCCGAATTTCGGATTAGGCGCCGTCTCCAGCACTTCATTATGGGCTTTTATTTACCGTGTATTACCTGCACATGCGCTTCTTGGATCCAGTTCTGGATGGAACCCAGAGATATAGCTGGGCGTGCAAGTGTCGGCCTGGCAGCGGTTCTAGCAGAGATCTTTCTGCTCGAGTTCAGTAACCAAGGAATGCCCAAAGTTAGTTACATGAAGGCAGCTGAGCTGTTTATGGTTGTGTCGTTTACCTTCATCTTCTCAGCCCTGGTAGAATCTGCTGTGGTGTTTAAGTTTTGCGATGTTTTCCGAAAGCGCAAGATGGAAGACAGTGAGAGAGATCTGGATAAG TGCACCTCTGGATGTGATCAAGGAAACAAATCTGTGAACAAGACATTTACCACGGTTGTACTTTCTCCCACACTAAGTGGGGAATCCAGCAAGAAATCTACATCGGTCAATCGCTCTATGGAGGTGATTCCTCCATCTCAATCTGAGGATGCTTGGAAGCAGCCTTGTTTCGACGCTGAGCAGTCCGCAAAAACGACGAAGAGCTTGGGGTCGAAGATAGATGATGGGGCGCGTTTGTGTTTTCCCCTGAGTTACGCCATTTTCACTGTACTATACTTTGGACTTACTCTTTATTTGCGGCCGTGA
- the LOC136898950 gene encoding glycine receptor subunit alpha-3-like isoform X2 — MFPLVYFAIITVFCFNLALTRWKKLTTRVIRVYVSKHILQTACEEVEHNGLKHSDDHNRFDRRIEAPNKTLILSNIFKGYDKRLRPHYREKPVLVSLHAVIDSFHDIKEEEMEYKVEVVLKETWNDPRLAYGNSSWFVRLKGSTLAKVWYPDTLIENSRKHVVDDKTRTAYLFGDGTIFLSEWIKATLTSHMEFHRYPMDVQTLRMQIAGYSYDDSQVKYEWSSVKLREKDMTEFYVDKESLRAESTIFITGTGTHTAVVAEFRIRRRLQHFIMGFYLPCITCTCASWIQFWMEPRDIAGRASVGLAAVLAEIFLLEFSNQGMPKVSYMKAAELFMVVSFTFIFSALVESAVVFKFCDVFRKRKMEDSERDLDKCTSGCDQGNKSVNKTFTTVVLSPTLSGESSKKSTSVNRSMEVIPPSQSEDAWKQPCFDAEQSAKTTKSLGSKIDDGARLCFPLSYAIFTVLYFGLTLYLRP; from the exons ATGTTTCCCTTGGTTTATTTCGCAATCATAACTGTATTTTGCTTTAACCTTGCCTTGACAAGATGGAAAAAGCTTACCACAAGAGTCATTAGAGTATATGTATCGA AACATATTTTACAGACAGCATGTGAAGAAGTGGAGCACAATGG ATTGAAGCACTCTGACGACCACAATCGTTTTGATCGAAGAAtcgaggcgccaaacaaaacCCTCATATTAAGTAACATATTCAAAGGCTACGACAAGCGGTTGAGGCCTCATTACAGAG AGAAACCAGTTTTAGTTTCATTGCACGCTGTTATTGACTCTTTTCACGACATCAAAGAGGAGGAAATG GAATACAAAGTTGAGGTAGTACTAAAAGAAACCTGGAATGATCCCCGACTTGCGTATGGCAATTCATCTTGGTTTGTGCGTCTCAAAGGCAGCACACTTGCAAAGGTGTGGTATCCAGATACACTTATAGAgaactccagaaaacatgttgTGGATGACAAAACACGAACAGCTTACCTGTTTGGGGATGGAACAATTTTCCTCTCTGAGTG GATAAAAGCCACTTTGACAAGTCACATGGAATTTCACCGATACCCAATGGACGTACAGACCTTAAGGATGCAAATAGCTGGAT ATAGCTACGATGATTCTCAGGTGAAATATGAGTGGTCAAGCGTTAAACTGAGGGAGAAGGACATGACGGAATTTTATGTGGATAAGGAGAGTCTCAGAGCGGAGTCAACAATATTCATCACAGGTACAG GAACGCACACAGCCGTTGTTGCCGAATTTCGGATTAGGCGCCGTCTCCAGCACTTCATTATGGGCTTTTATTTACCGTGTATTACCTGCACATGCGCTTCTTGGATCCAGTTCTGGATGGAACCCAGAGATATAGCTGGGCGTGCAAGTGTCGGCCTGGCAGCGGTTCTAGCAGAGATCTTTCTGCTCGAGTTCAGTAACCAAGGAATGCCCAAAGTTAGTTACATGAAGGCAGCTGAGCTGTTTATGGTTGTGTCGTTTACCTTCATCTTCTCAGCCCTGGTAGAATCTGCTGTGGTGTTTAAGTTTTGCGATGTTTTCCGAAAGCGCAAGATGGAAGACAGTGAGAGAGATCTGGATAAG TGCACCTCTGGATGTGATCAAGGAAACAAATCTGTGAACAAGACATTTACCACGGTTGTACTTTCTCCCACACTAAGTGGGGAATCCAGCAAGAAATCTACATCGGTCAATCGCTCTATGGAGGTGATTCCTCCATCTCAATCTGAGGATGCTTGGAAGCAGCCTTGTTTCGACGCTGAGCAGTCCGCAAAAACGACGAAGAGCTTGGGGTCGAAGATAGATGATGGGGCGCGTTTGTGTTTTCCCCTGAGTTACGCCATTTTCACTGTACTATACTTTGGACTTACTCTTTATTTGCGGCCGTGA
- the LOC136898950 gene encoding glycine receptor subunit alpha-3-like isoform X3, which yields MFPLVYFAIITVFCFNLALTRWKKLTTRVIRVYVSKHILQTACEEVEHNGLKHSDDHNRFDRRIEAPNKTLILSNIFKGYDKRLRPHYREKPVLVSLHAVIDSFHDIKEEEMEYKVEVVLKETWNDPRLAYGNSSWFVRLKGSTLAKVWYPDTLIENSRKHVVDDKTRTAYLFGDGTIFLSEWIKATLTSHMEFHRYPMDVQTLRMQIAGYSYDDSQVKYEWSSVKLREKDMTEFYVDKESLRAESTIFITGTHTAVVAEFRIRRRLQHFIMGFYLPCITCTCASWIQFWMEPRDIAGRASVGLAAVLAEIFLLEFSNQGMPKVSYMKAAELFMVVSFTFIFSALVESAVVFKFCDVFRKRKMEDSERDLDKCTSGCDQGNKSVNKTFTTVVLSPTLSGESSKKSTSVNRSMEVIPPSQSEDAWKQPCFDAEQSAKTTKSLGSKIDDGARLCFPLSYAIFTVLYFGLTLYLRP from the exons ATGTTTCCCTTGGTTTATTTCGCAATCATAACTGTATTTTGCTTTAACCTTGCCTTGACAAGATGGAAAAAGCTTACCACAAGAGTCATTAGAGTATATGTATCGA AACATATTTTACAGACAGCATGTGAAGAAGTGGAGCACAATGG ATTGAAGCACTCTGACGACCACAATCGTTTTGATCGAAGAAtcgaggcgccaaacaaaacCCTCATATTAAGTAACATATTCAAAGGCTACGACAAGCGGTTGAGGCCTCATTACAGAG AGAAACCAGTTTTAGTTTCATTGCACGCTGTTATTGACTCTTTTCACGACATCAAAGAGGAGGAAATG GAATACAAAGTTGAGGTAGTACTAAAAGAAACCTGGAATGATCCCCGACTTGCGTATGGCAATTCATCTTGGTTTGTGCGTCTCAAAGGCAGCACACTTGCAAAGGTGTGGTATCCAGATACACTTATAGAgaactccagaaaacatgttgTGGATGACAAAACACGAACAGCTTACCTGTTTGGGGATGGAACAATTTTCCTCTCTGAGTG GATAAAAGCCACTTTGACAAGTCACATGGAATTTCACCGATACCCAATGGACGTACAGACCTTAAGGATGCAAATAGCTGGAT ATAGCTACGATGATTCTCAGGTGAAATATGAGTGGTCAAGCGTTAAACTGAGGGAGAAGGACATGACGGAATTTTATGTGGATAAGGAGAGTCTCAGAGCGGAGTCAACAATATTCATCACAG GAACGCACACAGCCGTTGTTGCCGAATTTCGGATTAGGCGCCGTCTCCAGCACTTCATTATGGGCTTTTATTTACCGTGTATTACCTGCACATGCGCTTCTTGGATCCAGTTCTGGATGGAACCCAGAGATATAGCTGGGCGTGCAAGTGTCGGCCTGGCAGCGGTTCTAGCAGAGATCTTTCTGCTCGAGTTCAGTAACCAAGGAATGCCCAAAGTTAGTTACATGAAGGCAGCTGAGCTGTTTATGGTTGTGTCGTTTACCTTCATCTTCTCAGCCCTGGTAGAATCTGCTGTGGTGTTTAAGTTTTGCGATGTTTTCCGAAAGCGCAAGATGGAAGACAGTGAGAGAGATCTGGATAAG TGCACCTCTGGATGTGATCAAGGAAACAAATCTGTGAACAAGACATTTACCACGGTTGTACTTTCTCCCACACTAAGTGGGGAATCCAGCAAGAAATCTACATCGGTCAATCGCTCTATGGAGGTGATTCCTCCATCTCAATCTGAGGATGCTTGGAAGCAGCCTTGTTTCGACGCTGAGCAGTCCGCAAAAACGACGAAGAGCTTGGGGTCGAAGATAGATGATGGGGCGCGTTTGTGTTTTCCCCTGAGTTACGCCATTTTCACTGTACTATACTTTGGACTTACTCTTTATTTGCGGCCGTGA
- the LOC136898953 gene encoding melatonin receptor type 1B-like, protein MNSQLIFFKEENYSNMDDKWTTTSVAVTAIPLCIVIVIGIFGNLMVVLISAKGNCVRIKGRALIASLAFADTLESLNLIFMLVSVAKRGQWIFGDSLCELNGFMTTEFVLSSMYSLTAISLNRYFMVVKQGLYRKVFTARNQALMIAFIWCIPLPLATGALLGWSKFEFQPGKCICLFYFSRSISFSSIVLVVGVPVPIGIISFCCFQIFKEVKNHSNQVQSMTNEAPSVNVEEVRITKTLAVVVAAYLICFIPAATINLMEMVIPQYKIPPWIDMLSMILVFCNHANNPVIYGVLNKQYRKAFKSVLRNLIVGRCSFKTFTDNSSHGIALGDSVDVRKGKVSHQRHVLSDQGNLLNDSSKVTAT, encoded by the coding sequence ATGAACTCCCAGCTTATCTTCTTTAAAGAGGAAAACTACTCCAACATGGATGATAAATGGACCACTACGTCTGTGGCAGTTACAGCGATTCCTCTTTGCATCGTGATTGTGATTGGAATTTTCGGCAACTTAATGGTTGTCCTTATAAGTGCAAAAGGAAACTGCGTTCGTATCAAGGGGCGTGCGCTAATAGCGAGTTTGGCCTTCGCAGATACGCTGGAATCGTTAAATTTGATATTTATGCTGGTGTCGGTTGCAAAACGCGGCCAATGGATCTTCGGTGACAGTTTATGCGAGTTGAACGGTTTTATGACAACCGAGTTCGTGTTATCCTCAATGTATAGTCTAACTGCCATCAGCTTGAACCGATATTTCATGGTAGTTAAGCAAGGCCTTTATCGAAAAGTTTTCACCGCAAGAAACCAAGCATTGATGATAGCGTTCATTTGGTGTATTCCTCTTCCTTTGGCCACAGGTGCTCTGCTCGGATGGTCCAAGTTTGAGTTTCAACCAGGAAAgtgcatttgtttattttattttagtcgTTCCATATCCTTCTCCAGCATTGTTCTTGTAGTTGGAGTTCCTGTGCCCATAGGCATCATCAGCTTCTGttgctttcaaatttttaaagagGTTAAGAATCACTCCAACCAAGTTCAATCCATGACGAATGAAGCACCAAGTGTGAACGTAGAGGAGGTGAGAATCACCAAGACTCTTGCAGTGGTAGTCGCTGCTTATCTAATTTGCTTTATCCCCGCTGCAACCATCAACTTAATGGAAATGGTGATACCCCAATACAAGATTCCACCCTGGATCGACATGTTATCAATGATTCTTGTGTTTTGCAATCATGCCAATAACCCGGTCATATATGGAGTATTGAATAAGCAGTATCGAAAAGCTTTCAAGAGCGTCTTGAGAAATCTCATTGTTGGACGATGCTCTTTCAAGACATTCACTGATAATTCTTCCCATGGCATTGCATTAGGTGATAGCGTCGACGTGAGGAAGGGGAAGGTATCACATCAAAGACATGTTCTGTCAGACCAAGGAAACCTGTTGAACGATTCCAGTAAAGTTACAGCCACTTAG
- the LOC136898460 gene encoding hemicentin-2-like isoform X1, with translation MYTVGLERDREREQSSFDDLNAVQVHLKSALLISEEFTVYAGQNLTLSCHPRDSPLDFVFWNRVDTGNKNEPLAFHSRGPSFTITMATVDDLGIYSCSAAEWGTWGIRRFFMVNVIVPGEQSCKHGWHLHKKANACYMHSDSTANKSWSEAQTYCSASKAQLALPYNADDLTFLSKLADISIRNSSFWLDPVLGAHRNHSWRTGFSGQASRCSVFDKTKEILSSAVCSKKLPFICQRVLPGIPKGVRIEQITSFTARVGWTVTTSGPEPQVHHVELTALSSKNVVTRSTSKSRSVTFTDLQPDTMYQVRVQAENGAGNGSSSSFVKFKTKTSPPIIVSSPPNGTVSAGQPLKLRCAQARASISWYKQGSDKPIAHGQELTIREASSSHEGTYYCASENGSKGSIYVSVITPPVITNLKSAVLKHEIIFMCETSNKHPVEFAWLKDGKPLFSKTDTMKVPLRNNTFTGLYECHVLNVAGRASKSLAVAPLGKTVEEHGCTNPSGYDSVTAYITVIAMLSVILAIFCVLCGILKWTGKLNFRKKSSLTEMPLEVVANYPGNVTEHYDDVIPNLATQAGLPGNGHYKSLRRDETADRDVTDVTQTRKPDYLNISPSNRNDSSANCMYTSPNFLHKGADKTKSPYVNFDSTGSGDI, from the exons ATGTATACTGTAGGACTGGAGAGAGACAGAGAGAGAGAGCAGAGTTCCTTTGATGACCTGAATGCAGTGCAAGTTCACCTGAAATCAG CGCTGCTGATTTCAGAGGAATTCACTGTTTATGCTGGTCAAAACTTGACGCTGTCATGTCACCCGAGAGACTCTCCTTTAGATTTCGTGTTCTGGAACAGAGTGGATACAGGCAACAAGAACGAACCCTTGGCGTTCCATTCCAGAGGGCCTTCCTTCACCattaccatggcaacagtcGATGACTTGGGAATATATTCGTGTTCGGCTGCGGAATGGGGAACTTGGGGAATAAGGAGATTCTTCATGGTTAACGTCATAG TTCCTGGTGAGCAGTCATGCAAACACGGATGGCATCTTCACAAGAAAGCCAATGCTTGTTATATGCATTCGGATAGCACTGCAAACAAGTCGTGGTCCGAAGCCCAAACATATTGCAGTGCATCAAAAGCACAGCTCGCGCTACCTTACAATGCCGACGATTTGACCTTCCTGTCGAAACTAGCTGATATTAGCATAAGAAACTCAAGTTTCTGGCTTGATCCAGTGCTTGGTGCTCATAGAAATCATAGCTGGCGCACTGGTTTTAGCGGACAAGCATCTCGGTGTAGCGTATTCGACAAAACAAAGGAGATTCTGAGCAGTGCAGTTTGTTCAAAAAAGCTTCCTTTCATATGTCAAAGAG TTTTACCAGGAATTCCTAAAGGCGTCCGAATTGAACAAATCACCTCTTTCACAGCCCGTGTTGGGTGGACTGTGACCACATCAGGTCCCGAACCACAGGTACACCACGTGGAACTGACTGCTTTATCTTCCAAGAATGTCGTGACGCGATCAACTTCTAAAAGTCGCTCCGTGACATTCACTGACCTTCAACCAGATACAATGTATCAAGTTCGCGTCCAAGCTGAAAATGGAGCAGGAAACGGATCCAGTTCGTCCTTTGTGAAATTCAAGACAAAAACAA GTCCTCCCATCATTGTATCATCTCCTCCAAATGGTACAGTCAGTGCGGGACAGCCACTCAAACTTAGATGTGCGCAAGCAAGAGCCTCCATATCATGGTATAAACAGGGAAGTGATAAACCCATTGCGCATGGGCAAGAGTTGACCATTCGGGAAGCTTCGTCCAGCCATGAAGGAACGTATTATTGTGCATCAGAGAATGGCTCGAAAGGCTCAATTTATGTCTCTGTAATCA CGCCTCCAGTCATCACCAACTTGAAATCCGCAGTGTTGAAACACGAGATAATCTTTATGTGCGAGACGTCAAATAAGCACCCTGTCGAATTCGCATGGCTGAAAGATGGGAAGCCACTCTTCAGTAAGACGGACACGATGAAAGTGCCATTGAGAAACAATACATTCACTGGATTGTACGAATGTCACGTGTTGAATGTCGCTGGGAGAGCATCTAAATCTCTCGCAGTTGCTCCTTTGGGAAAAACAG TTGAAGAACATGGTTGCACTAATCCGAGCGGCTACGATTCCGTGACAGCATACATCACAGTTATCGCTATGTTGTCAGTTATTCTGGCAATATTTTGCGTTTTATGTGGTATACTGAAGTGGACAGGAAAACTGAATTTTAGGAAGAAGAGCTCTCTGACAGAGATGCCACTTGAAGTTGTCGCAAACTATCCTGGTAATGTCACGGAACACTACGATGACGTGATCCCTAACTTGGCCACTCAAGCCGGGTTGCCAGGAAATGGACATTATAAGAGTCTGCGCAGAGATGAAACTGCTGACCGAGATGTCACGGATGTAACGCAAACCAGGAAACCAGATTACTTAAACATATCGCCTAGTAATCGAAATGACAGCTCGGCTAACTGCATGTATACTTCACCCAATTTTTTACACAAAGGAGCAGATAAGACGAAAAGTCCTTACGTAAATTTTGATTCCACTGGATCCGGCGATATTTAA
- the LOC136898460 gene encoding hemicentin-2-like isoform X2: MNPFLILTAIFLKISALFAPTEALLISEEFTVYAGQNLTLSCHPRDSPLDFVFWNRVDTGNKNEPLAFHSRGPSFTITMATVDDLGIYSCSAAEWGTWGIRRFFMVNVIVPGEQSCKHGWHLHKKANACYMHSDSTANKSWSEAQTYCSASKAQLALPYNADDLTFLSKLADISIRNSSFWLDPVLGAHRNHSWRTGFSGQASRCSVFDKTKEILSSAVCSKKLPFICQRVLPGIPKGVRIEQITSFTARVGWTVTTSGPEPQVHHVELTALSSKNVVTRSTSKSRSVTFTDLQPDTMYQVRVQAENGAGNGSSSSFVKFKTKTSPPIIVSSPPNGTVSAGQPLKLRCAQARASISWYKQGSDKPIAHGQELTIREASSSHEGTYYCASENGSKGSIYVSVITPPVITNLKSAVLKHEIIFMCETSNKHPVEFAWLKDGKPLFSKTDTMKVPLRNNTFTGLYECHVLNVAGRASKSLAVAPLGKTVEEHGCTNPSGYDSVTAYITVIAMLSVILAIFCVLCGILKWTGKLNFRKKSSLTEMPLEVVANYPGNVTEHYDDVIPNLATQAGLPGNGHYKSLRRDETADRDVTDVTQTRKPDYLNISPSNRNDSSANCMYTSPNFLHKGADKTKSPYVNFDSTGSGDI; encoded by the exons ATGAATCCTTTCCTAATCTTGACGGCAATTTTCCTCAAGATTTCAGCTCTTTTCGCTCCAACTGAAG CGCTGCTGATTTCAGAGGAATTCACTGTTTATGCTGGTCAAAACTTGACGCTGTCATGTCACCCGAGAGACTCTCCTTTAGATTTCGTGTTCTGGAACAGAGTGGATACAGGCAACAAGAACGAACCCTTGGCGTTCCATTCCAGAGGGCCTTCCTTCACCattaccatggcaacagtcGATGACTTGGGAATATATTCGTGTTCGGCTGCGGAATGGGGAACTTGGGGAATAAGGAGATTCTTCATGGTTAACGTCATAG TTCCTGGTGAGCAGTCATGCAAACACGGATGGCATCTTCACAAGAAAGCCAATGCTTGTTATATGCATTCGGATAGCACTGCAAACAAGTCGTGGTCCGAAGCCCAAACATATTGCAGTGCATCAAAAGCACAGCTCGCGCTACCTTACAATGCCGACGATTTGACCTTCCTGTCGAAACTAGCTGATATTAGCATAAGAAACTCAAGTTTCTGGCTTGATCCAGTGCTTGGTGCTCATAGAAATCATAGCTGGCGCACTGGTTTTAGCGGACAAGCATCTCGGTGTAGCGTATTCGACAAAACAAAGGAGATTCTGAGCAGTGCAGTTTGTTCAAAAAAGCTTCCTTTCATATGTCAAAGAG TTTTACCAGGAATTCCTAAAGGCGTCCGAATTGAACAAATCACCTCTTTCACAGCCCGTGTTGGGTGGACTGTGACCACATCAGGTCCCGAACCACAGGTACACCACGTGGAACTGACTGCTTTATCTTCCAAGAATGTCGTGACGCGATCAACTTCTAAAAGTCGCTCCGTGACATTCACTGACCTTCAACCAGATACAATGTATCAAGTTCGCGTCCAAGCTGAAAATGGAGCAGGAAACGGATCCAGTTCGTCCTTTGTGAAATTCAAGACAAAAACAA GTCCTCCCATCATTGTATCATCTCCTCCAAATGGTACAGTCAGTGCGGGACAGCCACTCAAACTTAGATGTGCGCAAGCAAGAGCCTCCATATCATGGTATAAACAGGGAAGTGATAAACCCATTGCGCATGGGCAAGAGTTGACCATTCGGGAAGCTTCGTCCAGCCATGAAGGAACGTATTATTGTGCATCAGAGAATGGCTCGAAAGGCTCAATTTATGTCTCTGTAATCA CGCCTCCAGTCATCACCAACTTGAAATCCGCAGTGTTGAAACACGAGATAATCTTTATGTGCGAGACGTCAAATAAGCACCCTGTCGAATTCGCATGGCTGAAAGATGGGAAGCCACTCTTCAGTAAGACGGACACGATGAAAGTGCCATTGAGAAACAATACATTCACTGGATTGTACGAATGTCACGTGTTGAATGTCGCTGGGAGAGCATCTAAATCTCTCGCAGTTGCTCCTTTGGGAAAAACAG TTGAAGAACATGGTTGCACTAATCCGAGCGGCTACGATTCCGTGACAGCATACATCACAGTTATCGCTATGTTGTCAGTTATTCTGGCAATATTTTGCGTTTTATGTGGTATACTGAAGTGGACAGGAAAACTGAATTTTAGGAAGAAGAGCTCTCTGACAGAGATGCCACTTGAAGTTGTCGCAAACTATCCTGGTAATGTCACGGAACACTACGATGACGTGATCCCTAACTTGGCCACTCAAGCCGGGTTGCCAGGAAATGGACATTATAAGAGTCTGCGCAGAGATGAAACTGCTGACCGAGATGTCACGGATGTAACGCAAACCAGGAAACCAGATTACTTAAACATATCGCCTAGTAATCGAAATGACAGCTCGGCTAACTGCATGTATACTTCACCCAATTTTTTACACAAAGGAGCAGATAAGACGAAAAGTCCTTACGTAAATTTTGATTCCACTGGATCCGGCGATATTTAA